One stretch of Paenibacillus sp. FSL R5-0341 DNA includes these proteins:
- a CDS encoding SIR2 family protein, translated as MSIHLEDLCNDYHENKIVPLIGAGLSMPFNIPNWGNLIREITAKYAVGDSSFVKLAVEKDLEKYDYWQAIDILKRYTTVQEEDIQEYIATTIQSKNKRIDDDLLHNYLDLKEMNFNLFLTTNYESILHKYLDCELDPILLRDINFNTQNLFDQKRVCQLHGTISNSGTIVISKESYQQLYSDKKYENILKLVTGTRKILFMGFSFDDQFIRTLIKEHKDFFSTKHYIILADPSSEKIRELREEFGLLTISYSTKEFTHAEGIRAILEKMKGKTSSVIGKDKDTALPISKIVVGAGIEDLQKDVANNLFYKKLKIEQIDDSLIELSSAFYVASEEYIRELKRAAIPLNIIDMMLRKVFIKYKERYADTYKEYGNSEEFLKIVHSSLKNLDYGRLKQLLKDNLADEDEIRGLIHLLAEDEKLEVWWGGNRC; from the coding sequence ATGAGTATACATTTAGAAGATTTATGTAATGATTATCATGAGAATAAAATTGTTCCTCTCATAGGCGCAGGGCTATCTATGCCTTTTAATATACCCAATTGGGGAAACTTAATAAGAGAAATAACTGCAAAGTATGCTGTAGGTGATTCATCTTTTGTAAAGTTGGCTGTAGAAAAGGATTTGGAGAAATATGATTACTGGCAAGCAATCGATATTTTAAAAAGATATACAACAGTTCAAGAAGAAGACATTCAAGAATATATAGCAACAACGATACAGAGTAAAAACAAAAGAATTGATGATGATCTACTTCATAATTATTTAGATTTAAAAGAAATGAATTTCAATCTTTTCTTGACTACAAATTATGAAAGTATACTTCACAAATATTTAGATTGCGAATTAGATCCAATTTTACTGAGAGATATAAACTTTAATACACAAAATTTGTTTGATCAAAAAAGGGTTTGTCAGTTACATGGTACGATTTCCAATTCCGGAACCATTGTCATTAGTAAAGAAAGCTACCAACAGCTTTATAGTGATAAGAAGTATGAGAATATTTTGAAATTAGTAACAGGTACTAGGAAGATACTTTTTATGGGTTTCTCTTTTGATGATCAGTTTATAAGAACACTTATAAAAGAACACAAAGATTTTTTTAGTACAAAACATTATATAATATTAGCCGATCCAAGTTCTGAAAAAATTAGAGAGCTTAGAGAGGAATTTGGCCTACTTACTATATCCTATAGCACAAAAGAATTTACTCATGCTGAAGGTATAAGAGCGATTTTAGAGAAGATGAAGGGAAAAACTTCTAGCGTAATTGGAAAAGATAAGGATACAGCATTACCTATTTCTAAAATTGTAGTCGGTGCAGGTATTGAAGATCTTCAAAAAGATGTGGCTAATAATCTTTTTTATAAAAAGTTAAAGATTGAACAGATTGATGATTCTTTAATTGAACTTAGTTCTGCATTTTATGTAGCCTCAGAAGAGTATATTCGCGAATTGAAAAGAGCTGCCATTCCGTTAAATATAATAGATATGATGCTTAGAAAAGTTTTTATAAAGTACAAAGAAAGATACGCAGATACTTATAAAGAGTATGGTAATAGTGAGGAGTTTTTAAAAATTGTACACTCCAGTTTGAAAAACTTAGACTACGGAAGGTTGAAACAATTATTAAAAGACAATTTGGCAGATGAGGATGAGATCAGAGGCTTGATTCATCTTTTAGCAGAAGATGAAAAGTTGGAGGTATGGTGGGGAGGAAATAGATGTTAA
- the pdxA gene encoding 4-hydroxythreonine-4-phosphate dehydrogenase PdxA has protein sequence MKPTIGITMGDAAGIGPEIIMKALGHQEMYDQCNPLVIGDAKILERVLPVIGSSLNVNAIQEPSEAKYEFGTVDVIDLNLVPADLEYGKVSAVAGDAAFQFLAKAIDLAKKQQIHSICTAPLNKEALHQGGHLYPGHTEILADLTDTQDFSMMLTTPNLRVIHLTTHMGLIDAIASINPERTYTVVKLAHDTLKKAGFENPRVAVCGINPHAGENGLFGNGEEEEKLQPGIERAQQEGINVVGPLPADTLFFRAGRGDFDIVVACYHDQGHAPIKVMGIEEGVNITVGLKGGIIRTSVDHGTAFDIAGKNIADDKSMLAAIRSAIELAPKDQV, from the coding sequence ATGAAACCTACAATTGGAATTACAATGGGCGACGCAGCAGGTATTGGACCGGAGATTATTATGAAAGCACTGGGTCATCAAGAGATGTACGATCAGTGCAATCCACTCGTTATCGGTGATGCGAAGATTCTGGAGCGTGTGTTGCCAGTCATCGGCTCAAGTCTGAACGTTAACGCGATTCAAGAGCCTTCCGAAGCCAAGTATGAATTTGGTACCGTGGATGTGATTGATCTGAATCTCGTTCCTGCGGATCTCGAATACGGTAAAGTATCTGCCGTGGCTGGGGATGCAGCTTTCCAATTTCTCGCCAAAGCCATTGATCTTGCCAAAAAGCAGCAGATTCATTCTATCTGCACCGCGCCTTTGAACAAAGAAGCTTTGCATCAAGGGGGGCACCTGTACCCGGGACACACCGAAATTTTGGCTGACCTGACGGATACGCAGGACTTCTCGATGATGCTGACCACGCCTAATCTTAGAGTTATTCACCTGACTACACACATGGGTCTGATCGATGCTATTGCGAGTATTAATCCGGAAAGAACCTACACCGTCGTGAAGCTAGCTCATGATACGCTGAAAAAAGCAGGCTTTGAGAATCCGCGCGTTGCCGTATGCGGAATCAATCCTCATGCCGGAGAGAACGGCTTGTTCGGTAATGGAGAAGAAGAAGAGAAGCTGCAGCCCGGCATTGAGCGTGCACAGCAGGAAGGCATTAACGTGGTTGGTCCACTCCCGGCGGACACACTCTTCTTCCGCGCTGGTCGCGGTGACTTCGATATCGTCGTAGCCTGCTACCACGACCAAGGCCATGCACCGATCAAAGTAATGGGCATCGAGGAAGGCGTGAACATCACTGTTGGCCTGAAAGGTGGTATCATCCGTACGTCTGTTGACCACGGTACAGCCTTCGATATCGCTGGCAAAAATATTGCCGATGATAAAAGCATGCTGGCTGCCATCCGCTCTGCTATTGAACTGGCGCCAAAGGATCAAGTTTAA